Below is a genomic region from Triticum dicoccoides isolate Atlit2015 ecotype Zavitan chromosome 5A, WEW_v2.0, whole genome shotgun sequence.
GTCAGTGGCGAGCTTGTACCAAAATGTGGATTGATTCATaagtagaaaataatgatactaaaCTCTGCCCCTGTTGATGTGCTCTTTGAAGTTGAAGAGATCAATCCTACGTCATGGATGCGTGAGAGAAATTGACCCGCAACTACTCTCTGTGACCAATTGATAGAATCATGTCAATGCCAAACAGAGTCTCACTGATAAAGTTATCAAATTATTCAACGTCATCACCCAAACAACGACTAAATTAAAGTAGCCGTTTACATCAAAGTTGTTTGTAAGAAACTTGGGCACGCAATCGCTTGTTGTCGGCATGCTTGCCCCACTGCCAAGATTTGTTAGCTAAGCATTCATCTACTCACAGTAGACCTAACAGAGATATATAATTGCATAATTCCTCTTGGCTGCACACTGGGAGGTTTGAAATACAAGTACCTGGATTTCTTGTAGATAAGAGCATTCCACAAGAGTAGCTTTCATGGTCATAGAAAATAGATACTGAACTTCCATCCTACCCGTATGCACTGTGCATTGTTTATGTCCTTTCACTTTCATTTTAATCATTCAAGGAAAACATGAAATCTTTTTTTTCGACATCTGCAAGGTTGATATTGCTTACTCAATATGGATATTTATAGCAGCATAACTGGATAAGTGATGTATATGCCTTGTGTGGCACTCGTAGCAATATGCAGTCCAGTAATGCTGGGGGGCATAAATCAATTTATATTTTGTTATTCAATGGTACATCAACCTACGGACATCAATGGATATTTTGTGGCATACATAAACCTACGGACAATAATGGATGTGTTTGTGGAATTATAGGTGGTAGAtatctttgttgacttggagattaGACGGGAAGGAAGAGAAGACTAAAGAAAATACTTAGATTTATGCCTTGGGTATCTCTCATTTAAAGCTGTAGACAGAAACGGAATGTTATGTCTTCAGAACCTAAATGTTTGGATCTTATCTGCTGCTACTAAGTGTCTTTTTCAGCTCATGTGTTATCTAATAAGCATGGAGCCTTTTTATTAGACTGAATTAGCTTGCATGCTAGTTATGGATAAGCAGATCCTTTGGCATAGAGTCATGAATCGAATCTATAAACGATAATATTTTTTATTTCACTTAGAATATGCTATCTTTTACTATGTTCATTTGATCAAAAGCGTCATCTTGTACAATTCAACTTTTATCCCAAAAGCATCATGCAACATTTCTTTTGTCAAAGTTGGAGAAAAGTTGGGCATCCATCAGCATTTTCTTGATTCTCGCGAACATTTTTTCTTATTCACTACATAAGTTATGAGATTAAGAGTTGATTGGCTCACTGCTTTGTTTGAAATTATAATTGACTGCATTTTTGGATGACTTGTTATTTTTCCAACAGGGAACAGTTCGATCCAAAAGTTTTCACAGATGCAAATTCCTTGATGCCATAGACATTGGATGCAGATGAGCATTCTATCTCTCTCAGTCTTGACATAGATTCTGCAGTTGTAGCAAGAAATCTCTGTTTGCTTGCTGGTTGGTCCACTTTTTAGGTGTTCTTAGGTAGGAAAAACAAGCCACAGTATGGATTTGTGATATTTTTTAGACAACAGGTCAACAGCAACAATAGCGTCGTCGCTGTCTGTTAAGGAACAATCCCAAGAGGCGCACTGCAAACAAGGATACAGTTCAGGTCTCTTGTTCTTTCTTTTCCCCCACTCCATCCCCGCTGCATTCATTCCTAGACAAAGCTTAACCCTTCATGTGTTCCTTTCATCTTTTGGGCAGGAAAAACATCTCTGCACCAACCAGGAGAATATCAGTGGGAGCAGTGTCCAGAAAGGCGGCCGCTTATGGCTCGGCGGCATATAGGCTCCAGACGACGCGCTCTCATCTCGCTCACTGGTCGTTGGTCGATTTATCCTGCATAATCGGTGATTTGGCGCTTGTCTGCGGTGTCACAACTGTCGAGCGCCTTACTGAACACTGAGTGCAGTGAGTGAGAAGTTATGTTCTCAAATGTCTGGTGCAGAGACCAGAGTGTCTCCATCTACGGGCTTGCTTTTCTTCCATGTGCCAGAGATTCCTTATGTACTTGGCAcatttttgttagtgttctagtgtGTTCTGTCACCTGTTTTACCTCTGTCAGATATATAAATTGTATCTATGCAGAAATGTGAATTGATCAAATGAAGCTTTATTTTTCGAGAGAGGAAATGATAAATGGAGCTTAAATTTACTTTGTAGTGTAGTCAATCAAGCTTAAATTTACTCCTTTTTTTACAATCAAGCTTAAATTTACTCTTTTTTTACAATCAAGCTTAAATTTACTTTGTAGGGGTATTTACATTTTTTTAGGAAAGGGGTACTTACTTTAGAAAGGGGGTATTTACTACTTTTTTTTAGAAGAAAGGGGGTATTTACTACTAGGATCGATCAGCGAACTTTTTTTTTAGTAGACGATCAGCGATCTAATTCTGGCATATCAATTGGCCCAATCTTAGCCTGCTAAGAAGAAATGCCTCGTTGCGGGCCCAACGATCGCGCAACAGATGGATAGGCCCAGCCCAGAAGGAGAAAGCACACGCACTAATCCCCAACCCAAAACCCTTCTTCCCCCACGACCCCTCACCCGGAGAACCGCAGGCCGGCGGCGAGGAAGACCAAGACGAAAGCATCACCATGGTGGTCCGGATCCGGCTCGCGCGGTTCGGCTGCCGCAACCGGCCCTTCTACAGGGTGATGGCCGCCGACAGCCGCTCCCCGCGCGACGGCAAGCACCTCGAGGTCCTCGGCTACTACAACCCTCTCCCCGGTGAGGCAGCCCACCTTTCGATCTGTACATGTATCCCCGGCGCCCCACCTCCAACTCCCACCCGGGTCAGCCCCGCTTGGCCGGGCTTGTCTGGGTCAGGATTTGTGATGCGATTCTGCGCGTGGGCGTGGGGAGCTCTGGTGCTGCTAACTGAAGAATTGCTGATGAGGAAATGTGTCCCTTTTTCTGTTGCTATCTGCAGGGAAGGATGGTGGCAAGAGGATGGGGCTCAAGTTCGACCGGGTCAAGTGAGTTCTGCCTGCTCCTGATTTTCATTTTAGAGAGTATTGTTCAGCTATACTCCTTTTTGGAGAAAAATCTGCTCATTGCAGCTTTTGCTGCACCTACTCTagaagtaacatagagtagtaaccgtGTTTGTTCATCCCAGTAGCCTTAATCTTTGATGGCCGGTTGGGCATTTTAGAGGATAAACCTGATTAAATAAGTTATGCCTTTTCTTTGAAACCTAAATAAATCGAGTCTTGTCATTCACATGCCTTGTGGTGGTAGATTGTATCATTGGGGATGTTGAGTAGGTAAAGCAGAAGAAAGACAAGCTAAACTATCTGGTGCTGCGCTATCCTAGTTGATTATAGTGCCAATTGGCAAGCATCATTCACTTCTACGCTTGCTGCCtccctccaccggagaagaaaattatCGATTTAGTGAATAAGGATATATATAGTGCTTATTCATCCCAGTAGCCTTATTCTTTGATGGGCGATTGGACATTTTAGAGGTTAAAGCTAAATAGATTATGCCTTCTCTGTGGAACGTAAACAATTCGCGCCTGGCTGTTCTAATGCTCTGTGGCGGTGCATTGTATCATTGGGTATGTTGAGTAGGTAAAGCAGAGGAAAGACAAGCAAAACTATGTGGTGCTGGACTATGCTAGTTGACTGGATGCTAATTTCACAAGCATCATTCAGTTATACAGTCGCTACCTCCATCCATTGGAGAAGGGAATTATTGATTTGCTGAATAGGGGTTCAGGTTTTTCAAGTACATCATTGATTGGATCCATAGCAGACTTAGTGAGAGTATTTGCTACAAATATGCCATGCTGTTTTTTGCGCCTGCCCTGCAAGACCACATGATATCATACAGCTATAGTGACACCATATAACTATACTTCTGTTGTAGGTACTGGCTATCTGTTGGAGCACAGCCATCAGATCCCGTGCAGCGTATCCTCTTCCGTGCCGGTGTTCTGCCGCCGCCTCCGTTGCTAGCTATGGGCCGGAAGGGTGGACATCGTGACAAGAACCCCATTCATCCGATGACAGGCCGTCCCTTGGATCTTGAGGGTGTCACGATTGTCGATGATCCCAATGCTGCTGAAGGTGATGCTGAAGCACCTACAGAACCTTCGTTGGAGGCGTGATAGATTCTGTTTTGGCATATTGAGTGGTGCTGCAAGACAAAAGAATTTGTTTGTTGTGCTTCTGATAAGATTATGAGCACGTAGTGTATGATCTTCAACAATTTCGTCATGTAACTCTGCTTTGTTAGCCTTTGCTGCACCATGGGTTAGCCAGCCGTCTCCAGTCTACTATGACGTGTCCTAATATGATTCCTTTTGAATGGATTATGCAATTTCTGCATTCCTTTTGGATGCTCAAGTTGACAAATAATAATTCAAGTAAAGTGTTGAACTGGGTGCCCCATGATCATCTGCGGAGAACCAACATATGCTTGATATCTATGTATGATTATTCCTGCTGTGTGATCCAATCGATGCTTTATCTGATGTGGTTGCAAAGGTGACATATATTGCTTGATTGTGCAACTTAAAAAGGTGCATCTTGTCTTGCGGCATCCTTGTGGATACCTGTGATGTTTGTTTGTGTTGATGTTTTCTTGTGTGATTCCTTCCTTGTATTGGTCAGTTGTCTCACTGCCATGACATGCATGTTGCCTCCTGAAAGCATCTTCAAAATAATTATGTCATAAGCTTCCCAAAATTCTAGACTTATTTAGCTGAAGGGCATGTTGTCATTATGTGGAACATTGTACTGTTTCTCGCTGCTCGTTTGTAAAGGGCTTGTACTTTGATTCCGATAATCGAAATTAAACTGAATAAAACATACTACTCCTTCAACCTTAGTTCAAAACTGGACCACTTTTGGAGGAAGTAGTAGATATATAATTTGAACAAATAGCTGCTCCTTAGGGGTCCTGAAAAACCTGTTTGGTATTCATTCAGTAAAAGAAAGAGCCAATTTACGTCACTGAATTGGCAGCCAAATAAAAAACCACAGGATTTTCATGCTCTTATCCTGAATGACACTTGTGATTGCTAAAGATAATATCTTCGTTTCTGCATTGGACTGTGAGAGATGTGTCCTGTCCTGCCTGCCCACCCACCAGCTGAAACCTGAGCTCTGCCCAATTTGGTGCCATAGTTTGCATGAACAGGTTCAGACTGTACACCTCATCAAAGATATCAAGCCGAGTAAGCCTTGAGAGTCACAGAACATGACTCACTTGATAAATCACCCAATGGTCAATTGGTCAGGGAGCTCAAGAACTACATGATGCAGAGGGAGTTTAAACCTGTGAAGATCCTGAGATCACAGAACATGGTCTCATATTGTCTTGCCAATTATGCCCGAACGGCTCGTAGCACTGCTTGTTGGTTGCAACGGCCACCCCCTTCATTCATAATCTTGTATTAGCGGACTGTAAGCCTGTTACTTTGGAATAAAACTTCCTTtaaacccgcaaaaaaaaaagcctTGAGAGTCACAGGAGAAGAGAATGTTTGACCAGGAATCAAGGTATATTTCTCCTTTGGGTCTATCTAACTGCATGCCTATTTCTTCTTCCCTAGGTCACCCCCATCATGCCAAACCAACCTCACCAAGAAAAGCAAAGCTTTCCCTGCATGGTTGATGCCTTGATGGCAGCACTTGCCCTCACTCTCTTCCTCTTCTTTAAAATCTTGTAAGCATCCTCGCAATGTCTTCTTCCTTCCTTCCGATCGTGACCCCATTTTCCCTTCTCCCATCGACGACGACGTCGGCTGCCGGGTTTTTCCATACACAAGTCACACCATGGGAGAGCCAAGGCATCACTGCAAGCTATGTCTCCTCGTGGCATTGGCGCTGTGGCTGCACGCACCGACGGGCGCGACGACGAAGTTCACCATAGCGAACTACTGCGCCTACACGATATGGCCGGGCACGCTGGCCGGTTCCGGCACGCCGCAGCTGTCCACGACGGGGTTCGAGCTCGGGCCGGGGCAGGCGGTGCGGCTGGCGGCGCCGGCGGGGTGGTCGGGGCGGATGTGGGCGCGGACCGGGTGCGTGTTCGACGCGGCCGGCGCCGGCGTCTGCCAGACGGGCGACTGCGGCGGGCGCGTGGAGTGCCGCGGCGCCGGCGCCACGCCGCCGGCCACGCTCTTCGAGGTCACGCTGGGGAAGGGCGGCGGCGAGGACTTCTACGACGTGAGCCTCGTCGACGGGTACAACCTCCCCGTCGTCGCCATCCCGCGCGCGCTAAGCGGGCCCGGCGCGTGCAACGCCACCGGCTGCTTGGCCGACCTCAACCGATGTAAGTACTCCAGTCTACATCTCCTGCATGCTAGCCTTGCCGTTGCGCGCCATTGCCGGCTCTGACGATCTGGGTGGATGGATCATGGATGGATGGAGCAGCGTGCCCGACGGAGCTGCAGGTAGTCTACGGCGGCGGCGCGATCGCGTGCCGGAGTGCGTGCGAGGCGTTCGGGCAGGACAGGTACTGCTGCAGCGGCGCCTACGGCACCCCGGCGGCGTGCCGGCCGACGTCGTACTCGTCCGTCTTCAAGATGGCGTGCCCGCGCGCCTACAGCTACGCCTACGACGACAGCACCAGCACCTTCACCTGCAGCGCCGACGACTACACCGTCGCCTTCTGCCTCCCCACCTCCGGGTCAGCTCATCAACAACCGTAGCAAACGTAGATACACGACACGCGTGTAGCCGTGCGTACCTAACAGCTTTGTGATCGGCTTTCCGGTGCAGGATAAAGGAGTCGGACGCCGTGTTCCTGGGCGCGCAGATCGTCGGCGGCCGCGGCACCGGTGCTGCCGAAGCCAACGATATCGCGCCGCCGGCGTACGGCAACGGTGGCGCGGGCGCTTATGCACCGCCGACCTACGACAGCCGCAGCGGTGGTGGAGCCGGAGGTCCTTACCTGCCGCCAGTTTACAACTACGGGCCTGGCGGCGACCGCATACCGCCGGCGATGAGGATCTCGTCGGCTTGCAGTACGACGGCGGCGACGTACATCCGGCCGTGGcttccgctgctgctgctgctcctctgcTTTGACTGACCGTGTTGGTGTTCCGTTGNNNNNNNNNNNNNNNNNNNNNNNNNNNNNNNNNNNNNNNNNNNNNNNNNNNNNNNNNNNNNNNNNNNNNNNNNNNNNNNNNNNNNNNNNNNNNNNNNNNNNNNNNNNTCTttggggcgagccggcgatacactcgATGTTGAGGGTGGTTTTGCGCCCACTCGTCGCCCCTAGCTCGCCCTCAGGCGCCGAAATTGATCCATCTTGCAGCCCAATTTCGacgaataaagggcccatatgggcgagaataggcctaTATTCGacgtggtttcgccgtgtctcggcgttcaattatcaacacaattatttcttatcacatatttcatcacagaaaaatcaaatacttcaacaaaatagtacaacaacaaatagttcaatacaaattatatagttcaacaaataaaaactcgtattttatcacacggcgtcccccttgagcctccataggtgctcaatcagatctttctgcagttgatgatgcatctgtgggtctcggatctcctgacacatactgagataggcagtccaagttgccggtagctggtgatcaacttcggctagaggactctgcctgtagtatggttcagtgtcaaacactgggtcttcttgctcgctctcgatgatcatgttgtgcaagatgacacagcaagtcataatctcccacatttgatctttggaccaggtctgagcggggtaccgaacaacagcaaatcgagattggagcacaccaaatgcccgctcgacatccttcctgcaagcctcctgaaacttcgcaaaccaggcgttcttgcctcctgccacagggtttgagatcgtcttcacaaatgtcgaccatctcggatagatgccgtcagctagatagtaccccttgttgtattggtgtccattgatctcgaagttcaccggaggagaatggccctcaacgagcttggcaaaaacaggagagcactgcagcacgttgatgtcattgtgagttcctggcataccaaagaaggagtaccaaatccagaggtcctgtgtggctaccgcctcaagcaccacactgcaaccgcctttggcgcctttgtacatcccctgccaaccaaatgggcagttcttccatttctaatgcatgcagtcgatgcttccaagcatcctaggaaatcctcttgctgcattctgggctaggatccgagcagtgtcttccgcattgggtgttctcaagtattgtggcccaaacactgccaccactgcccgacagaacttgtagaaacactctatgctggtggactcggccatgcgcccataatcgtcgagtgaatcactgggagctccatatgcaagcatcctcatcgctgtcgtgcacttctggatggaggtgaatccaagagcgccagtgcaatccatcttgcacttgaagtagttgtcgaactcccggatggaattcacaatcctgaggaagagctttcggctcatccgataacggcaccgaaatgttctctcgccatgaagtggagcatcggcgaagtagtcggagtagagcatgcag
It encodes:
- the LOC119302124 gene encoding pathogenesis-related thaumatin-like protein 3.5, with protein sequence MGEPRHHCKLCLLVALALWLHAPTGATTKFTIANYCAYTIWPGTLAGSGTPQLSTTGFELGPGQAVRLAAPAGWSGRMWARTGCVFDAAGAGVCQTGDCGGRVECRGAGATPPATLFEVTLGKGGGEDFYDVSLVDGYNLPVVAIPRALSGPGACNATGCLADLNRSCPTELQVVYGGGAIACRSACEAFGQDRYCCSGAYGTPAACRPTSYSSVFKMACPRAYSYAYDDSTSTFTCSADDYTVAFCLPTSGIKESDAVFLGAQIVGGRGTGAAEANDIAPPAYGNGGAGAYAPPTYDSRSGGGAGGPYLPPVYNYGPGGDRIPPAMRISSACSTTAATYIRPWLPLLLLLLCFD
- the LOC119302126 gene encoding 30S ribosomal protein S16-2, chloroplastic/mitochondrial-like is translated as MVVRIRLARFGCRNRPFYRVMAADSRSPRDGKHLEVLGYYNPLPGKDGGKRMGLKFDRVKYWLSVGAQPSDPVQRILFRAGVLPPPPLLAMGRKGGHRDKNPIHPMTGRPLDLEGVTIVDDPNAAEGDAEAPTEPSLEA